From a single Capsicum annuum cultivar UCD-10X-F1 chromosome 12, UCD10Xv1.1, whole genome shotgun sequence genomic region:
- the LOC107850671 gene encoding tyrosine-protein phosphatase DSP1, with amino-acid sequence MRLPNGDLSTCHPLNNSITGSASSSSEDDGGSLEETYSPVTLVDNEGLLVPPLNFAMVDYGVFRSGFPDTANFAFLQTLGLRSIIYLCPEAYPEANVEFLNANGIRLFQFAIEGSKEPPMVNIPEETIREALKVVLDEKNHPLLIHCKRGKHRTGSLVGCLRKLQKWCLTSIFDEYQRYAAEKARVSDLRFMELFDISGFKQPPASCSHSKN; translated from the exons ATGCGATTACCAAACGGCGATCTATCCACGTGTCATCCTCTCAACAACTCCATCACCGGCTCCGCCTCCTCCTCCTCCGAAGACGACGGAGGTTCACTGGAGGAGACTTATTCTCCGGTGACATTAGTAGACAATGAAGGACTTCTAGTTCCGCCGCTCAATTTCGCTATGGTTGATTACGGTGTTTTCCGTTCCGGTTTTCCTGATACTGCTAACTTTGCCTTCTTACAAACCCTAGGTCTTCGCTCTATTAT ATATTTGTGTCCGGAGGCGTATCCTGAAGCGAATGTGGAGTTTTTGAATGCGAATGGAATTCGGCTTTTTCAGTTTGCTATTGAAGGATCAAAG GAACCACCAATGGTCAACATTCCAGAGGAAACAATAAGAGAAGCATTGAAAGTTGTCCTCG ATGAAAAGAACCACCCTTTATTAATTCACTGCAAAAGAGGAAAG CACCGAACTGGTTCTCTCGTGGGGTGCCTTAGAAAATTACAGAAATGGTGCCTCACTTCAATTTTTGACGAGTACCAAAGGTATGCTGCTGAGAAAGCTAGAGTATCCGATCTGAGGTTCATGGAGTTGTTTGACATTTCCGGCTTCAAGCAGCCACCGGCATCCTGTTCTCATTCCAAGAACTAA
- the LOC107850962 gene encoding UTP--glucose-1-phosphate uridylyltransferase isoform X1 — protein MATATAFSPADTDKLSKLKSAVASLNQISENEKSGFINLVGRYLSGEAQHIDWSKIQTPTDEVVVPYDKLAPLSEDPAETKKLLDKLVVLKLNGGLGTTMGCTGPKSVIEVRNGLTFLDLIVKQIEALNAKFGCSVPLLLMNSFNTHDDTLKIVEKYANSNIDIHTFNQSQYPRLVTEDFTPLPCKGNSGKDGWYPPGHGDVFPSLMNSGKLDALLAKGKEYVFVANSDNLGAIVDLKILNHLILNKNEYCMEVTPKTLADVKGGTLISYEGKVQLLEIAQVPDEHVNEFKSIEKFKIFNTNNLWVNLSAIKRLVEADALKMEIIPNPKEVDGVKVLQLETAAGAAIKFFDRAIGANVPRSRFLPVKATSDLLLVQSDLYTLTGEGYVIRNPARSNPSNPSIELGPEFKKVANFLARFKSIPSIIDLDSLKVTGDVWFGSGVTLKGKVTVAAKAGLKLEIPDGAVIADKDINGPEDI, from the exons aTGGCTACTGCTACTGCTTTCTCTCCTGCCGATACTGATAAACTCTCCAAACTCAAATCTGCTGTTGCTTCCCTTAACCAAATcag TGAAAATGAGAAATCTGGATTTATTAACCTTGTCGGTCGCTATCTAAG TGGTGAAGCACAGCACATTGACTGGAGTAAGATCCAGACACCAACTGATGAGGTGGTGGTGCCTTATGACAAGTTAGCACCTCTTTCCGAAG ATCCCGCGGAGACTAAGAAGCTTTTGGACAAACTTGTTGTCTTGAAGCTCAATGGAGGCTTGGGAACAACAATGGGATGCACCGGTCCCAA ATCAGTTATTGAAGTTCGTAATGGTTTGACATTCCTTGACTTGATTGTCAAGCAAATTGAG GCCCTCAATGCCAAGTTCGGATGTAGTGTTCCCCTGCTTTTGATGAATTCCTTCAACACCCATGACGATACGCTGAAG ATTGTAGAAAAATATGCGAACTCAAACATTGATATTCATACATTCAATCAG AGCCAGTACCCTCGCCTGGTTACTGAAGACTTTACCCCACTTCCATGCAAAGGCAATTCCGGAAAAGATGGATG GTACCCTCCGGGTCATGGTGATGTTTTCCCTTCTTTGATGAATAGTGGAAAGCTTGATGCACTACTAGCAAAG GGCAAGGAATACGTCTTTGTTGCGAACTCAGACAACTTGGGCGCCATTGTTGATTTGA AAATCCTAAATCATTTGATCCTAAACAAAAATGAGTATTGCATGGAG GTTACTCCCAAAACTTTAGCTGATGTCAAGGGTGGCACCTTAATCTCATATGAAGGAAAAGTACAG CTCTTGGAAATAGCACAAGTCCCTGATGAACAT GTCAATGAGTTCAAGTcaattgaaaaattcaaaattttcaacaccAACAACCT GTGGGTGAATCTGAGTGCTATCAAAAGACTTGTAGAAGCGGATGCACTCAAGATGGAGATTATTCCCAACCCAAAG GAAGTGGACGGAGTCAAAGTTCTTCAACTTGAAACTGCTGCCGGTGCTGCAATTAAG TTCTTTGACCGGGCAATTGGTGCTAATGTTCCTCGATCTCGTTTCCTTCCAGTGAAAGCAACTTCAGATCTGCTCCTTGTCCAG TCTGATCTTTACACCTTGACTGGTGAGGGCTATGTCATCCGAAACCCAGCCAGGTCTAATCCATCCAACCCATCCATTGAGTTGGGACCTGAATTCAAGAAA GTGGCCAACTTCTTAGCTCGTTTCAAGTCTATTCCCAGCATCATTGATCTGGATAGCTTGAAGGTGACCGGTGATGTATGGTTCGGATCTGGTGTTACCCTGAAG GGGAAAGTGACGGTTGCTGCCAAAGCTGGATTGAAGCTAGAAATTCCAGATGGTGCGGTGATTGCCGACAAG GACATCAATGGACCTGAAGACATATAG
- the LOC107850962 gene encoding UTP--glucose-1-phosphate uridylyltransferase isoform X2 has protein sequence MALCKEESGFIINLVGRYLSGEAQHIDWSKIQTPTDEVVVPYDKLAPLSEDPAETKKLLDKLVVLKLNGGLGTTMGCTGPKSVIEVRNGLTFLDLIVKQIEALNAKFGCSVPLLLMNSFNTHDDTLKIVEKYANSNIDIHTFNQSQYPRLVTEDFTPLPCKGNSGKDGWYPPGHGDVFPSLMNSGKLDALLAKGKEYVFVANSDNLGAIVDLKILNHLILNKNEYCMEVTPKTLADVKGGTLISYEGKVQLLEIAQVPDEHVNEFKSIEKFKIFNTNNLWVNLSAIKRLVEADALKMEIIPNPKEVDGVKVLQLETAAGAAIKFFDRAIGANVPRSRFLPVKATSDLLLVQSDLYTLTGEGYVIRNPARSNPSNPSIELGPEFKKVANFLARFKSIPSIIDLDSLKVTGDVWFGSGVTLKGKVTVAAKAGLKLEIPDGAVIADKDINGPEDI, from the exons ATGGCATTGTGTAAGGAGGAGTCTGGATTTATTATTAATCTTGTCGGTCGCTATCTAAG TGGTGAAGCACAGCACATTGACTGGAGTAAGATCCAGACACCAACTGATGAGGTGGTGGTGCCTTATGACAAGTTAGCACCTCTTTCCGAAG ATCCCGCGGAGACTAAGAAGCTTTTGGACAAACTTGTTGTCTTGAAGCTCAATGGAGGCTTGGGAACAACAATGGGATGCACCGGTCCCAA ATCAGTTATTGAAGTTCGTAATGGTTTGACATTCCTTGACTTGATTGTCAAGCAAATTGAG GCCCTCAATGCCAAGTTCGGATGTAGTGTTCCCCTGCTTTTGATGAATTCCTTCAACACCCATGACGATACGCTGAAG ATTGTAGAAAAATATGCGAACTCAAACATTGATATTCATACATTCAATCAG AGCCAGTACCCTCGCCTGGTTACTGAAGACTTTACCCCACTTCCATGCAAAGGCAATTCCGGAAAAGATGGATG GTACCCTCCGGGTCATGGTGATGTTTTCCCTTCTTTGATGAATAGTGGAAAGCTTGATGCACTACTAGCAAAG GGCAAGGAATACGTCTTTGTTGCGAACTCAGACAACTTGGGCGCCATTGTTGATTTGA AAATCCTAAATCATTTGATCCTAAACAAAAATGAGTATTGCATGGAG GTTACTCCCAAAACTTTAGCTGATGTCAAGGGTGGCACCTTAATCTCATATGAAGGAAAAGTACAG CTCTTGGAAATAGCACAAGTCCCTGATGAACAT GTCAATGAGTTCAAGTcaattgaaaaattcaaaattttcaacaccAACAACCT GTGGGTGAATCTGAGTGCTATCAAAAGACTTGTAGAAGCGGATGCACTCAAGATGGAGATTATTCCCAACCCAAAG GAAGTGGACGGAGTCAAAGTTCTTCAACTTGAAACTGCTGCCGGTGCTGCAATTAAG TTCTTTGACCGGGCAATTGGTGCTAATGTTCCTCGATCTCGTTTCCTTCCAGTGAAAGCAACTTCAGATCTGCTCCTTGTCCAG TCTGATCTTTACACCTTGACTGGTGAGGGCTATGTCATCCGAAACCCAGCCAGGTCTAATCCATCCAACCCATCCATTGAGTTGGGACCTGAATTCAAGAAA GTGGCCAACTTCTTAGCTCGTTTCAAGTCTATTCCCAGCATCATTGATCTGGATAGCTTGAAGGTGACCGGTGATGTATGGTTCGGATCTGGTGTTACCCTGAAG GGGAAAGTGACGGTTGCTGCCAAAGCTGGATTGAAGCTAGAAATTCCAGATGGTGCGGTGATTGCCGACAAG GACATCAATGGACCTGAAGACATATAG